One genomic region from Cydia pomonella isolate Wapato2018A chromosome 4, ilCydPomo1, whole genome shotgun sequence encodes:
- the LOC133516811 gene encoding cytochrome P450 4g15: MSYTAAESVAASSTWAATSMFYMLLVPALILWYAYWRMSRRHMYELAEKISGPPGLPLIGNALEFTGGSDDIFKNLVTKSVDYDKEGMVKLWIGPRLLVFLYDPRDVELILSSHVLIDKADEYRFFKPWLGNGLLISTGQKWRSHRKLIAPTFHLNVLKSFIDLFNANSRAVVEKLKKESADFDCHDYMSECTVEILLETAMGVSKSTQDQSGFEYAMAVMKMCDILHLRHTKIWLRPDLLFGLTQYAKSQTKLLSTIHGLTKKVISRKKEEFKSGKKTTILNEYTESNSSSAEPTKETSVEGLSFGQAAGLKDDLDVEDNDVGQKKRLAFLDLLLESSQSGVVISDEEIKEQVDTIMFEGHDTTAAGSSFFLSMMGVHQDIQDKVIEELDQIFGDSDRPATFQDTLEMKYLERCLMETLRMYPPVPIIARHIKQDITMPSNGKKIPAGTTVIITTYKLHRRPDVYPNPNKFDPDNFLPERSANRHYYAFVPFSAGPRSCVGRKYAMLKLKIILSTILRNFRVQSDLKESDFKLQADIILKRAEGFKVKLQPRKRFAKAC, translated from the exons ATGAGTTACACAGCAGCGGAAAGCGTTGCTGCCAGCAGCACATGGGCGGCAACCAGCATGTTCTACATGCTCCTCGTGCCGGCCCTCATCCTCTGGTACGCCTACTGGAGAATGTCCAGGAGACACATGTACGAATTAGCCGAGAAAATCAGCGGACCCCCTGGCCTACCCCTTATTGGAAATGCCCTTGAATTCACCGGCGGTTCTGATG ATATCTTCAAGAACCTCGTCACGAAGAGCGTGGATTACGATAAAGAAGGCATGGTAAAGCTATGGATCGGGCCCAGGCTGCTGGTGTTCCTGTACGACCCCCGGGACGTTGAGCTGATCCTCAGCAGCCACGTTCTCATCGACAAGGCCGACGAATACCGATTCTTCAAGCCCTGGCTCGGAAACGGTCTTCTCATCAGCACTG GTCAAAAGTGGCGTTCTCACCGCAAACTGATCGCCCCCACCTTCCACTTGAACGTCCTGAAGAGCTTCATTGACCTGTTCAACGCCAACTCCCGAGCTGTAGTGGAGAAACTGAAGAAGGAGTCCGCAGACTTCGACTGCCACGACTACATGAGCGAGTGCACCGTCGAAATTCTGCTTG AAACCGCTATGGGAGTCAGCAAGAGCACACAGGACCAGAGCGGTTTTGAATACGCTATGGCTGTTATGAAGATGTGCGACATCCTGCATTTGAGACACACCAAGATCTGGCTGAGACCTGACCTTCTGTTCGGCCTTACCCAGTACGCCAAGAGCCAAACCAAGCTTCTGAGCACCATCCACGGGCTTACCAAAAAG GTTATCTCAAGGAAGAAGGAAGAGTTCAAATCTGGCAAGAAGACCACCATCTTGAATGAATACACTGAATCCAACTCATCTTCTGCCGAACCTACCAAGGAAACGTCAGTAGAGGGTCTGTCCTTCGGTCAGGCCGCCGGTCTGAAAGACGACTTGGACGTTGAAGACAATGATGTCGGACAGAAGAAGCGTCTGGCTTTCCTTGACTTGCTCTTGGAGAGCTCGCAAAGCGGAGTCGTCATCTCCGACGAGGAAATCAAGGAGCAAGTTGACACCATCATGTTTGAG ggTCACGACACTACTGCTGCCGGTAGCAGCTTCTTCTTGTCTATGATGGGAGTGCACCAAGACATCCAAGACAAAGTTATCGAGGAGCTCGACCAAATCTTCGGGGACTCCGACCGCCCCGCCACTTTCCAAGACACCCTTGAGATGAAATACCTCGAAAGGTGTCTGATGGAGACCCTCAGGATGTACCCGCCAGTACCTATCATCGCTCGTCATATCAAGCAAGACATCACTATgc CGTCCAACGGTAAGAAGATACCCGCTGGAACCACCGTGATCATCACAACATACAAGCTGCACCGCCGTCCCGACGTATACCCCAACCCCAACAAATTCGACCCCGACAACTTCCTTCCTGAGCGCTCTGCCAACCGTCACTACTACGCATTCGTACCCTTCTCCGCCGGACCCAGGAGCTGCGTCG GACGTAAATATGCTATGCTGAAGCTGAAGATCATTCTCTCCACCATCCTAAGAAACTTCCGCGTCCAGTCTGACCTCAAAGAATCTGACTTTAAGCTGCAAGCCGACATTATCTTAAAACGCGCAGAAGGTTTTAAAGTGAAGCTCCAGCCCCGCAAGAGGTTTGCGAAGGCTTGCTAA